In Xylanibacter ruminicola 23, a single genomic region encodes these proteins:
- a CDS encoding NUDIX domain-containing protein: MTEHPLEVFRFCPKCGSQDFKIHNALSRHCANCGFTFYQNPRASTAAFILNDKGELLVATRGKEPAKGTLDLPGGFVDNDENAEEGMVREIKEETGLDIDPETVEYQFSIPNVYHYSGMDIHTLDLFFLCHVTGEAVVKADDDAAELQWVPLREVYVERFGLRSIRQAVHRFLAQNC; the protein is encoded by the coding sequence ATGACAGAGCATCCATTAGAAGTATTCCGATTCTGCCCTAAGTGCGGCAGTCAGGATTTTAAGATTCATAACGCACTGAGCCGCCATTGTGCCAATTGTGGGTTTACATTCTATCAGAACCCACGCGCATCAACAGCCGCTTTTATCCTGAACGATAAAGGCGAACTGCTAGTAGCCACACGAGGCAAGGAACCTGCCAAAGGCACCCTCGACCTGCCTGGCGGATTTGTAGATAACGACGAGAACGCCGAAGAGGGCATGGTGAGGGAAATAAAGGAAGAAACCGGACTCGACATCGATCCCGAAACCGTTGAGTATCAGTTCTCTATCCCCAATGTTTACCACTATTCGGGAATGGACATACACACGCTCGACCTCTTCTTCCTGTGCCACGTAACAGGCGAGGCTGTAGTAAAAGCCGACGACGATGCCGCCGAACTGCAGTGGGTACCCCTCAGAGAGGTGTATGTAGAGCGTTTCGGACTGCGCTCCATACGCCAAGCCGTACACCGTTTCTTAGCACAGAATTGTTAA